atatatatatatatatatatatatatatatatatatatatatatatatatatatatatatatatatatatatatatatatatatatatatatatatatatatatatatatatatatatatatatatatatatatatatatatatatatatatatatatatatatatatatatatatatatatatatataatggtgtggcctttgcaaaaaaaaaaaaaaaaaaaaaaaaaaaaaaaaaaaaaaaactggcattGTAATGAGTTCCTACATTCGTACGTCattaaaaaatgaagtaaaataataTGTGCAAGGTTCCAACACTACATAACGAAAAAAAAGCCAATGCAGCATAACGCTGAGATTTGTGTTGGAGATTTTTTCCCAGGGTAATATTTACTTCTAAAGATTATTATATGtcttttgattttatatttctaCTTTCTCGGTATATGGTACCTACATATTTTTCAGGGTTCTTTGCTCGGGACATTGCCTGATGATGCTTGACAATCTAATGATCATGTCCTGAAAGAGAAATATTAGTAAATTAGATTTTCTGCGTCTTTTATCAAATGTACGAACGGGTTGCTATGCTAAATCACCACTTTATTCCCGAaggtattttgttatatttttttcatcatttccagATCAGGAAATTCTGTATCGGCAAGTTACATATTGCCCAACTATCTTATCCATATAAACGCACCGTCATGTCAGAGAATATTCATATGACGTATAAAGCAATGAATGCTCGGCATGTACATCGTTCAAGGACACTTGCTTTGCGTCATTCTTCTGATGTTAGTGTCAGTATCAAAACAAATTGCCAAGCATATGAAGCGCAAATATACAGAAGGAATTTATatacgtgtggttgtgtgtaaacGGTTGATTATACAGTCAGCTCATATAACATTCTAGTAACGATCTCCAACAACTGTTCTGTGTTCAGAACAGTTGTTGGAGATCGTTACTAGAGTGTTATTATGGTTAGCTGATTTAGATGTTAGGATAAGTAGACATAACAAGGTAGATTACTAGCAATGTAAAAAGATATTTAAAATTCTAAATATAATGCAGTTGTAAGCCAGCGGGTACAAAAATGATAAATGCAATAATGAATTAGCATTTGATGTTAGCTGATTGGTTAGATTAGCGCTTTGTACATATATGAAGAGAAGCACGTGTTTTTGCCTTTCCTACTACCCTCAGAACTTCTAATTCAAGCCGTGTTTACTAAACACAAAATTCTCTCAACGTATGAAGTCTGACTCAACTATTTTTATAAGTTTAAGCATTTTAGTTCTCCCACGGGCACAAGAGAAAGACTGTTACTATGCTCGTCAGCTACAGTGCTACCGCAGAAGGTAAGTGTTATGACGCGATGAGAACGAGTGTCAAAGTGTCAGCTGAGCAAGGCGATACTGTTTGAGAAATATCTcagtacttttttgtttttttttatggttttgttatATCGTTTCATGGCTAGGAATCTCAGTTCTGAGATAAGGTCAGTTCTGGCTCTTGCGGGCCTTAAGGTTTTACTCACGTACGCTTGCAAGgcgtgcctacacacacacacacacacacacacagaaatatatatatatgtgtgtgtgtgtgtgggtggggggggggggggtgtaatatacatacatacatatttatatatatttatataacatacatacatatatatacatacatacatatttatatatatttatataacatacatacatatatatacatacatacatatttatatatatttatataacatacatacatatatatacatacatacatatttatatatatttatataacatacatacatatatatacatacatacatatttatatatatttatataacatacatacactgtatatatatgtgtgtgtgtgtgtgtgagtgtgtgtgtgtgtgtgtgggtggggggggggggggtgtaatatacatacatacatatttatatatatttatataacatacatacactgtatatatatgtgtgtgtgggtggggggggggggggtgtaatatacatacatacatatttatatatatttatataacatacatacactgtatatatatgtgtgtgtgtgtgtgtgagtgtgtgtgtgtgtgtgtgtgagtgtgtgtgtgtgtggtgtgtgtgtgtgtgcgtgtgcgtgtgcgtgtgcgtgtgcgtgtgcgtgtgtgtgtgtgtgggtggggggggggggggtgtaatatacatacatacatatttatatatatttatataacatacatacatatatatacatacatacatatttatatatatttatataacatacatacatatatatacatacatacatatttatatatatttatataacatacatacatatatatacatacatacatatttatatatatttatataacatacatacatatatatacatacatacatatttatatatatttatataacatacatacactgtatatatatgtgtgtgtgtgtgtgtgtgggtggggggggggggggtgtaatatacatacatacatatttatatatatttatataacatacatacatatatatacatacatacatatttatatatatttatataacatacatacatatatatacatacatacatatatatacatacatacatatttatatatatttatataacatacatacactgtatatatatgtgtgtgtgggtggggggggggggggtgtaatatacatacatacatatatatacatacatacatatttatatatatttatataacatacatacactgtatatatatgtgtgtgtgtgtgtgtgtgtgcgtgtgcgtgtgcgtgtgtgtgtgtgtgtgtgtgcgtgtgtgtgtgtgtgtgtgtgtgtgttgtgtgtgtgtgtgtgtggtgtgtgtgtgtgtgtgagtgtgtgtgtgtgtgtgtgcgtgtgcgtgtgcgtgtgcgtgtgcgtgtgcgtgtgcgtgtgtgtgtgtgtgtgagtgtgtgtgtgtgtgtgtgtgtgtgtgtgtgtgtgtgtgtgtgtgtgtgtgtgtgtgtgtgtgtgtgtgtgtgtgtgtgtgtgcgtgcgtgtgtgcacattttAAAAGTTGAAATCGAGCTCACAAAAAACTTGGAGAGACATTTTCGATGTAGAAGTTGTACTACTGCAATGAAACTGTGTTTAAAAGACATTTCCGATGCAGTTCCTGGTACCTCttcaagatttctctctcttcaaggGCGACAATGGCAGGTGAAGTAAAATGGTTATGGAAGAGCACTTTGACGGAGAGCTACTTCGAGCCTCTAACAACGTGCTACCAACTTGGACTGTCCACCCATGAACCTTTACTAGAGAAGCACGTTATTCAAGCGCTGAGACACCTCTATAGGTACTGTAATGCCACGtactaatcattttttttttttttttttttttttacagatagtaGTATTTAAAGTCATTTTCATTGGCAATGATTCAAAATGAATTATTGTTTCTTTCTGAAGAAACtctcctgtagttttttgtttCCATTCATATATCACATTTCTTAATTAATATTTTGCCTAGCAGGGGATTTAAATTTttccttaatatattttttttctcttttctcttcttacctGTGGTtatttattccccttcctttcattaTTTACCAGGAAGGTCCCCTCTCTGCGCGCGTGTTACGGGGACCGACATGGCGAGAGGTGGATGAAAGAGATGGCAGAAGAGATCATCGACTTCGAAGTTGGTTTTACGGTGTATCATTTAGTCCATTATTTTACTACCCTGAGGCGTGGCAAACTCTAGTCCATTCGGTAGATGTCCTTAACGTTCATACTGTAATATTACATAAGAAATTTAAATATGATTGTACAATCTAGTACTTCAGCTAAGATCGACTTATCGAATCCTTCTTTGTCTAAACCTTCCATTAGCGGGTAAGATTTTTTTATGTCCTCttcgtaaaaagaaagaaaacaaaggatggGAAATTTACAAAATAACAGTCAAATTTCTGAATTAATCATATTTGGCCAGATCTTGCTTCGAGCTTACAATTAGTTATAGATACTTTTATAATTGGCAGGGAtaggatcataattattatcggtatctgcatcattatcattatgatcatgatcatcttcattagAATAATTTTCCTCTGTGTAAATCTTTGCAGAAGTGGGGACATCATTATGGTCTTTTGAGGGAAGGCATTATTAATTCAGGCATTCCGTGGCTGAATTTTTATTTGCGATCAAAATGTTTATCCATGATCGTAAATTTGATATATCTTCGAATTGTAGGTAACTTAGTATACTTTTGCCTCACTGCATAACTAGTTGTTCTGTAATATTGTGCATCGGTGCCAAGGAATAAATGAACAGTAGCCAATGTTAGTCGATCTCGAATGTTATCCTTGACTGGTAAGAAGCCTCGTGAGATTCAAATGAGAAATAGCTAGGTCGCTCACGTGAGTCTATCACTGTGGCTAATCCTAGCTATCAATTTGCAACGCATGTGGCATTTATCGTCTTTCTTTGCAGGATCTACTGTATCGTTTAATATCCTGAATATGCGTACCGTAGTTTAATGCCCTTTTGGGTGTTGTTGGATTCTCCTATCCtttaatgttatatttatctcagttgcttttgtttgtttctttctttctttcttcaaacGAACACTAAAGTTGAGCTATTTGCAGGTGATCTCAGATGCTACAATAGATAATGAACTACACCACTCCATGCACAACATTAGCCTTAACAACGACAAGGGCCCTTTGTGGTGCGCCAGACTCTTGCCCGGAGTAGCAGAATTCAACGTGTCAGAGTTTCCTAACGTCTGTACACTGTTTCTGGTTGTTAATCACAGCATATCGGATGGGACTTCCAACATGAAGACTTGCGGTTTCTTTGTTCAGCTTCTTGATGCTGTGATCGCTGGAAAACCCATTGATGATAAGGAACAGCTTGGAGTGTTCGTGTCGGATGAAAAGACGCAGAAACTGATACAGGAACAATTAGACTTCCTGGAGGCTAACCCTGACCTGATGctgaagacaaaggaagaagttCGCGCGTGCCAGAGTATACGCTCTCTTGTGAAATTGACTTATAAAGGAGTGGGAGACGTCATGGCAAAAACTCTAACGTTGACGAAAGAACTGGATCCAGACGCCACAGCCTCCTTCATCAAACGGTGTCGTGCTGAAGGTGTCACCGTCAACTCGGCCTTCGCAGCTCTTGCCAGCATTACCACGGTGGATATCCTGGTTGAAGGGGGACTCGAGCAGGACACGTACACCATCCGGGGCGACCATCTTTTTAACGCTCGTAGGTACTGGGGAGGGGACACCTCTCAGTACCTGGGTTGTCAAGTCCTACCTTTAAAGGCTGTGCTTATCGAAACGCCGCGCAGTGTTGGCGAGAACTTCTGGGATTTTGCGAGACTGACTCACCAGAAGCTCTTGAAGAAAATTAAGGGCGTCACAGCACTGCAAGAGGAAGCCATAAAGGCCTTCGTGCCAAAGAACCCGGACTTCAACCCCCAATGGGAATTTGAATTTGTTTTAACCAACATGGGAGATGTGACAGAAACAGTAACCGAAGGTGGCCAAAATGTGGATGTAATTAACGTTATTAGGTCTGTCTGCCTACAAACTGCTCCCATTGCCTTTGATAGTTTCATTCACAGTTTCCGTGGGCGCTTTATTCACACTCTTGTCTACAACTCTGCATTCATTAGCCCGAAAATGGCAAAATACTATTGTGAGAAGATTTTGAACTATATCCgaaaatttatttagaaattaaATGTTTGTATAATCTGCATATCAGAGGAAGTATATACCAGGGTAAAAGTCTTCAAAACTACTCGCATTAAAACTGAaataatttacaaatataaaaaatatatctagaaACCTACTCTTAATCTAATTCCCTTTAACAATTCATATATGAAACAGGCACAGGCGTTGCATTGTTAGGCGTCTAGTGTATGCTGATAAAGGGTATATTTCATCTTTAACAACTGATATTATATTTCCAAGGAGTTATATATGATTTTCTAAT
The sequence above is drawn from the Penaeus chinensis breed Huanghai No. 1 chromosome 33, ASM1920278v2, whole genome shotgun sequence genome and encodes:
- the LOC125043208 gene encoding uncharacterized protein LOC125043208 isoform X1, with the translated sequence MKSDSTIFISLSILVLPRAQEKDCYYARQLQCYRRRATMAGEVKWLWKSTLTESYFEPLTTCYQLGLSTHEPLLEKHVIQALRHLYRKVPSLRACYGDRHGERWMKEMAEEIIDFEVISDATIDNELHHSMHNISLNNDKGPLWCARLLPGVAEFNVSEFPNVCTLFLVVNHSISDGTSNMKTCGFFVQLLDAVIAGKPIDDKEQLGVFVSDEKTQKLIQEQLDFLEANPDLMLKTKEEVRACQSIRSLVKLTYKGVGDVMAKTLTLTKELDPDATASFIKRCRAEGVTVNSAFAALASITTVDILVEGGLEQDTYTIRGDHLFNARRYWGGDTSQYLGCQVLPLKAVLIETPRSVGENFWDFARLTHQKLLKKIKGVTALQEEAIKAFVPKNPDFNPQWEFEFVLTNMGDVTETVTEGGQNVDVINVIRSVCLQTAPIAFDSFIHSFRGRFIHTLVYNSAFISPKMAKYYCEKILNYIRKFI
- the LOC125043208 gene encoding uncharacterized protein LOC125043208 isoform X2, coding for MVLLYRFMARNLSSEIRATMAGEVKWLWKSTLTESYFEPLTTCYQLGLSTHEPLLEKHVIQALRHLYRKVPSLRACYGDRHGERWMKEMAEEIIDFEVISDATIDNELHHSMHNISLNNDKGPLWCARLLPGVAEFNVSEFPNVCTLFLVVNHSISDGTSNMKTCGFFVQLLDAVIAGKPIDDKEQLGVFVSDEKTQKLIQEQLDFLEANPDLMLKTKEEVRACQSIRSLVKLTYKGVGDVMAKTLTLTKELDPDATASFIKRCRAEGVTVNSAFAALASITTVDILVEGGLEQDTYTIRGDHLFNARRYWGGDTSQYLGCQVLPLKAVLIETPRSVGENFWDFARLTHQKLLKKIKGVTALQEEAIKAFVPKNPDFNPQWEFEFVLTNMGDVTETVTEGGQNVDVINVIRSVCLQTAPIAFDSFIHSFRGRFIHTLVYNSAFISPKMAKYYCEKILNYIRKFI